In Hasllibacter sp. MH4015, the following proteins share a genomic window:
- a CDS encoding GTP-binding protein: MAKEKFERTKPHVNIGTIGHVDHGKTTLTAAITKYFGDFKAYDQIDGAPEEKARGITISTAHVEYETDSRHYAHVDCPGHADYVKNMITGAAQMDGAILVVNAADGPMPQTREHILLGRQVGIPKMVVFMNKVDQVDDEELLELVEMEIRELLS, translated from the coding sequence ATGGCAAAAGAGAAGTTTGAACGCACGAAGCCGCATGTGAACATCGGCACGATTGGTCACGTTGACCACGGCAAGACGACGTTGACGGCGGCGATCACGAAGTATTTCGGCGACTTCAAGGCGTATGACCAGATCGACGGGGCGCCGGAGGAGAAGGCGCGGGGGATCACGATCTCCACGGCGCATGTGGAATACGAGACCGACAGCCGGCACTACGCGCACGTGGACTGCCCCGGCCACGCCGACTACGTGAAGAACATGATCACGGGTGCGGCGCAGATGGACGGCGCGATCCTGGTGGTGAACGCCGCCGACGGCCCGATGCCGCAAACGCGTGAGCACATCTTGCTGGGGCGCCAGGTCGGCATCCCGAAGATGGTCGTGTTCATGAACAAGGTCGACCAGGTCGATGACGAGGAGCTGCTGGAGCTGGTCGAGATGGAGATCCGCGAGCTGCTGTCGT